In Silvanigrella paludirubra, the following are encoded in one genomic region:
- the lpxD gene encoding UDP-3-O-(3-hydroxymyristoyl)glucosamine N-acyltransferase yields MTSISIREIISQVTCEAIPHNDDLKFIGVLPLNHATKDHISFLINDKYYDETLTSNAGAIICSKKSAETLLGKTKSILLVSDNPHATLAKVSQFFFKPKHPFSGISEHAIIDVSAEIHPSATIFPFVFVGPGAKIGANSTIYSGCFIGAASTIGTDCLLYPNVVIREGCNVGDRCIFNPGAVIGGDGFGFAPTEKENIKIPQIGGVQIANDVEIGANATIDRGAMADTKIGYQTKIDNLVMIAHNVVVGDFCFIAAQTGIAGSSIVGNRVIMAGQVGVAGHLKIGDKSILTAQSGISKNVPAGETWGGSPARTYKEHATTIATINKIVKQANKKNN; encoded by the coding sequence ATGACTTCTATTTCTATTCGTGAAATCATTTCTCAGGTAACATGTGAAGCTATTCCACATAATGATGATTTAAAATTTATAGGTGTTTTACCTTTAAACCATGCAACAAAAGATCATATTTCATTTTTAATTAATGATAAATATTATGATGAGACATTGACATCAAACGCTGGGGCAATTATTTGCTCAAAAAAATCTGCTGAAACTTTATTAGGTAAAACTAAAAGTATTTTACTGGTAAGTGATAATCCTCATGCTACACTTGCAAAAGTATCACAATTTTTCTTTAAACCTAAGCATCCTTTTTCTGGTATTTCGGAACATGCCATAATTGATGTTTCTGCAGAAATTCACCCAAGTGCAACCATATTTCCTTTTGTATTTGTTGGTCCAGGAGCAAAAATTGGGGCAAACTCAACTATTTACTCAGGTTGTTTTATAGGTGCTGCAAGCACAATTGGTACAGATTGTCTTTTATATCCAAATGTTGTTATTCGTGAAGGTTGCAATGTAGGCGATCGTTGTATTTTTAATCCTGGGGCTGTTATAGGCGGAGATGGATTTGGATTTGCACCAACTGAAAAAGAAAATATAAAAATCCCACAAATTGGCGGCGTTCAAATTGCAAATGATGTTGAAATTGGAGCAAATGCGACAATCGACAGAGGAGCAATGGCTGATACTAAAATAGGATATCAAACTAAAATTGATAATTTAGTTATGATAGCTCATAATGTTGTTGTTGGTGATTTTTGCTTTATTGCTGCACAAACAGGAATAGCAGGCTCTTCCATCGTAGGAAACCGAGTCATAATGGCTGGACAAGTTGGCGTTGCTGGTCATTTAAAAATTGGAGATAAATCTATTTTAACTGCGCAAAGTGGCATATCAAAAAATGTGCCTGCAGGTGAAACATGGGGAGGCTCTCCAGCTAGAACATATAAAGAACATGCAACAACAATTGCAACAATAAATAAAATTGTAAAACAAGCGAATAAAAAGAATAATTAA
- a CDS encoding ABC transporter ATP-binding protein has product MLAVKVENLKKIYNFGEQNLNALNDVSFQVNKGEIVAIIGESGSGKSTLLHILGTLDSPTSGNILIDGKNPFDKNDKNVSSFRNLHIGFIFQHNNLLPEFNALENIIMPGLIAGFPEKKVRTKAEVLLESVGLSKRKNHFPSQLSGGEQQRVAIARALINDPVLILADEPSGNLDSKNAMIIHEVFKEINNKFGSTVLIVTHNTEFADALPRRIRLRDGMIISDDRNNS; this is encoded by the coding sequence GTGCTTGCTGTCAAAGTAGAAAATCTAAAAAAAATATATAACTTTGGTGAACAAAATTTAAATGCATTAAACGACGTTTCATTTCAAGTAAATAAAGGAGAAATCGTTGCTATTATTGGAGAAAGCGGCTCAGGGAAAAGTACATTACTGCATATTCTTGGCACTTTAGACTCACCAACTTCTGGAAATATTTTAATTGATGGAAAGAATCCATTTGACAAAAACGATAAAAATGTAAGTTCATTTAGAAATCTTCATATAGGATTTATATTTCAACATAATAATTTACTCCCAGAATTTAATGCTCTTGAAAATATTATTATGCCAGGTCTTATTGCTGGATTTCCTGAAAAAAAAGTAAGAACAAAAGCAGAAGTTTTACTTGAAAGTGTTGGTTTATCAAAAAGAAAAAACCACTTTCCTAGCCAGCTGAGTGGTGGCGAACAACAAAGAGTAGCCATTGCTAGAGCTCTTATTAACGATCCTGTGCTTATTTTAGCAGATGAACCCTCAGGAAATTTAGATTCTAAAAACGCAATGATAATCCATGAAGTATTCAAAGAAATAAACAATAAGTTTGGCTCAACTGTCCTTATAGTAACGCATAATACTGAGTTTGCAGATGCTCTTCCAAGAAGAATCCGCTTAAGAGATGGCATGATAATTTCGGATGATCGGAACAACTCATAA
- a CDS encoding FtsX-like permease family protein codes for MSKKSKAIRFLLYRYLVTPWASRSKRNASSIGVLLPVLGVAIGVFAFTVVLSVMGGFTTDIKSHLLNLQAHIEIISKEKGKQIPESSELMDKIKSFSDEILSVSPYQSGDIILQAGNKGVLARLEGIEPELAENTLNIQKFLSNEISLNVLKKKIPADNIINSDLFPTVIIGQDLMLNLGLNIGDSLTLVSTIPDDGPGGIAPTQFPVVIAGTINSGSFAYNQKVVLSSLKIANQFFQTENNWLGLQLKLKNPLEVEAFSKKLDKLINPLGFRAKPWTESNSALLKTLTLERWGMSFVMMMIILVGCFSISISLLLSIRRKSSEMAILRSMGFEQLDLSKLFLWQGFLIGLTGVIIGFILGGICLYFIHNYQIPFITSSYSSKPLPILINKFDLIFISFGSVFLAMLAAVWPAIEVKNLDIIEILSVRN; via the coding sequence ATGTCAAAAAAATCAAAAGCAATTCGATTTCTTCTTTATAGATATCTTGTTACTCCTTGGGCGAGCAGATCTAAAAGAAATGCGTCGTCTATTGGAGTTTTATTACCAGTTTTAGGTGTTGCTATTGGCGTTTTTGCTTTTACTGTAGTTTTAAGCGTTATGGGCGGATTTACAACAGATATAAAATCTCATTTACTTAATTTACAAGCACATATTGAAATTATTTCAAAAGAAAAAGGCAAACAAATTCCAGAATCTTCTGAACTTATGGACAAAATAAAATCATTTTCTGATGAAATCCTTTCTGTATCGCCATATCAAAGCGGAGATATTATTTTACAAGCAGGAAACAAGGGCGTTTTAGCACGACTTGAAGGCATTGAACCTGAATTAGCAGAAAACACGCTTAATATTCAAAAATTTCTATCTAATGAAATTAGTTTAAATGTTTTAAAAAAGAAAATACCTGCAGATAATATAATTAACTCCGATCTTTTTCCTACGGTCATTATTGGTCAAGACTTAATGCTAAATTTAGGATTAAACATAGGTGATAGTTTAACTTTAGTTTCCACAATTCCTGATGATGGTCCAGGTGGAATTGCACCAACTCAATTTCCAGTTGTCATTGCAGGAACAATTAACTCTGGAAGTTTTGCTTATAATCAAAAAGTAGTCTTAAGTTCTTTAAAAATTGCAAATCAATTTTTTCAAACTGAAAACAATTGGCTTGGATTACAATTAAAATTAAAAAATCCATTAGAAGTTGAAGCTTTCTCTAAAAAACTTGATAAATTAATAAACCCACTCGGATTTAGAGCAAAACCTTGGACCGAATCAAATAGCGCTCTCTTAAAAACTCTTACTTTAGAAAGATGGGGAATGAGTTTTGTTATGATGATGATTATTCTTGTTGGGTGCTTTAGTATTTCTATTTCACTTCTTCTTTCAATTAGAAGAAAATCTAGTGAAATGGCAATTTTAAGAAGTATGGGTTTTGAACAATTAGATCTAAGTAAACTATTTCTTTGGCAAGGATTCTTAATTGGATTAACAGGAGTCATTATTGGTTTTATTTTAGGAGGAATTTGTCTTTACTTTATTCATAATTATCAAATTCCTTTTATAACCAGCTCTTATTCATCAAAACCATTGCCAATTTTAATTAATAAATTCGATCTTATTTTTATTTCGTTTGGAAGTGTATTTTTAGCAATGCTTGCAGCTGTATGGCCAGCTATTGAAGTAAAAAATTTAGATATAATTGAAATATTATCTGTAAGAAATTAA
- the fabZ gene encoding 3-hydroxyacyl-ACP dehydratase FabZ → MGSIFDKIIMNAEEIKKCLPHRDPLLLIDVVHDLKLGESIIASKLLTKDDPVFRGHFPDNPVYPGVYYIEGIAQAGAILAFLTRNDKGITEEKLGFLSSVDEARFRRPGSPNDKIRYEVAIEKMRGPFVWMKGKAYINDEIAAECKLSIAIAPKKGLNK, encoded by the coding sequence ATGGGTAGTATTTTTGATAAAATAATAATGAACGCAGAAGAAATAAAAAAATGTTTACCTCATAGAGATCCTTTACTCCTTATTGATGTTGTTCATGATTTAAAACTTGGTGAAAGTATCATTGCAAGCAAATTATTAACTAAAGACGATCCTGTTTTTAGAGGTCATTTTCCTGATAATCCAGTTTATCCTGGAGTTTATTATATTGAAGGAATTGCTCAAGCAGGTGCTATTTTAGCTTTTTTAACAAGAAATGATAAGGGAATTACAGAAGAAAAATTAGGATTTTTATCTTCCGTAGATGAAGCACGTTTTCGCCGCCCCGGATCACCAAATGATAAAATCCGCTATGAAGTAGCAATAGAAAAAATGCGCGGACCTTTTGTTTGGATGAAAGGAAAGGCATATATAAATGATGAAATAGCTGCTGAATGCAAGCTTTCAATTGCTATAGCGCCTAAAAAAGGATTAAATAAATGA
- a CDS encoding aldehyde dehydrogenase family protein: MFKLSLKVPNNEMIINPKDSDQEWQKYSEAVKKVPRNLDIPMIINGKKVFSQNKVKNLNPSNGEAIGSYQQADATHSQLAIDAALNAKEKWASLSPATRIQKFRDLENILLKWKYELCAVSSVECGYNSYETYVEWAELMDFVRFNNYFYADILSEQLGDGWGETNQIQMRPLKGFTCAVTPFNFPQAIGYNLPLVMALTGNTVVWKPSDDAVMSGYMLMLALDEAGFPPGVINMITGDGKPCLPTVLTHPELTAVNFTGSFQTARAFGNYLYNTEYPRANFPRYVAETGGKDFLVADSDIDVIDTARCIIQGAFGRSGQKCSANSVALIHETIWPELRSALLKETDSLIVCNAIERKCDVGPVINERQFNKITSYIDRAKNDKNCKIIAGGTYEKNNGFYVSPTIIEVYVDKHELLSEEIFGPVIAVRTYKKFEDAVSIIQQHNYRLTGSVISKNENFLEQAVPVLSQLAGNFYVNRKTTGAIVNMQPFGGDGASGTNGKAGGKWYLLNFISQGTITRRNLKSTTASALDKISQY; this comes from the coding sequence ATGTTTAAGTTATCTTTAAAAGTTCCTAATAATGAAATGATTATCAATCCAAAAGATTCAGATCAAGAATGGCAAAAATATTCTGAGGCTGTAAAAAAAGTTCCAAGAAATTTAGATATTCCAATGATAATTAATGGAAAGAAAGTTTTTTCTCAAAATAAAGTAAAAAATTTAAATCCTTCCAATGGAGAAGCCATAGGAAGTTATCAACAAGCTGATGCTACACATTCTCAATTGGCTATTGATGCCGCTCTTAACGCAAAAGAAAAATGGGCCTCCTTATCTCCAGCAACACGAATTCAAAAATTTCGTGATTTAGAAAATATTTTATTAAAATGGAAATATGAACTATGCGCCGTTTCCAGTGTGGAGTGTGGATATAATTCCTATGAGACTTATGTTGAATGGGCTGAGCTTATGGATTTTGTAAGATTCAACAATTATTTTTATGCAGACATTTTATCTGAACAACTTGGAGATGGATGGGGTGAGACAAATCAAATTCAAATGAGACCATTAAAAGGTTTTACATGCGCGGTTACACCTTTTAATTTTCCACAAGCAATTGGTTATAATTTGCCATTGGTTATGGCATTAACAGGAAACACGGTTGTTTGGAAACCTTCTGACGATGCTGTTATGAGTGGCTATATGCTAATGCTTGCTTTAGACGAAGCGGGTTTTCCTCCTGGTGTAATCAATATGATTACGGGTGATGGTAAACCGTGTCTCCCCACAGTATTAACTCATCCTGAATTAACAGCAGTTAATTTTACAGGAAGTTTTCAAACGGCAAGAGCATTTGGAAATTATCTATACAATACAGAATATCCTCGTGCGAATTTTCCACGTTACGTTGCGGAAACAGGCGGAAAAGACTTTCTTGTTGCCGACTCCGATATTGATGTTATTGATACCGCTCGTTGTATTATTCAGGGTGCATTTGGAAGAAGCGGACAAAAATGTTCTGCAAACAGTGTTGCTTTAATTCATGAAACAATATGGCCTGAATTGAGAAGTGCTTTGCTTAAGGAAACAGATTCACTTATTGTATGTAATGCAATTGAAAGAAAATGTGATGTTGGTCCTGTAATAAATGAACGCCAGTTTAACAAAATAACATCTTATATTGATCGCGCAAAAAATGATAAAAATTGCAAAATTATTGCTGGCGGTACCTATGAAAAAAACAATGGATTTTATGTGTCACCAACTATAATTGAAGTTTATGTCGATAAACATGAATTATTAAGTGAAGAAATTTTTGGACCAGTCATTGCAGTTAGGACATATAAAAAATTTGAAGATGCTGTTTCTATTATTCAGCAACATAATTATCGTTTAACAGGAAGTGTCATTAGCAAAAATGAAAATTTTCTTGAACAAGCGGTTCCTGTTTTAAGCCAACTTGCAGGAAATTTTTATGTTAATAGAAAAACAACGGGAGCAATAGTAAATATGCAGCCTTTTGGTGGTGATGGAGCGAGTGGTACCAATGGCAAAGCTGGCGGCAAGTGGTACTTATTAAATTTTATTTCTCAAGGAACGATTACAAGACGAAATTTAAAATCAACTACTGCCTCTGCATTAGATAAAATAAGCCAATATTAA
- the bamA gene encoding outer membrane protein assembly factor BamA: MPGLKKYNFLNHKTIYSLTTIALMISGNAFSQAPLQFPTQWEQTSVSKITIVGNKTVTNEAILNLMTIKVGTKLTQSLVSNDIKSIFGSSYFQDVKIDKTSDNELIISVVEKPTVNDIFYEGFDIVSASSVKDKILTKKYTIVDEKKLSQDLRSIEQAYTEKGYYLSKPTYTLEQTEQGSVNVVFQVKENRPIQIRKVDLLGNEYFSDSELQSFMATKPFSWMSILSSSGLYKDEFIAADQQNITYYYRDNGYAEATVASPLSRLEKNKRDIGVSFFIEEGERFNIGKITISGDLIDSENELKEQLSLKENEIYRISKFNSDMKALKVIYGDKGYAFAYVYPTFNIDRVKKLYDINYNVTKGEKAYFRKITVEGNVKTRDNVIRRALRVSEGQLFNSTKLDKSKINAERLGFFETVQIIQEPDQANNAMDLKVIIKEKPTGKISASLGASPDVSGSGVTFFGQAQYQEPNLLGKAYNIGLTGQISPNQQDTSKFNYSIGVNFGNPSIFDSPWSYGLGANYSHNVTSLTSSSAINKVYITQVVKSANVSVGREIIENLRFNLGYSISDTSTDPSVPLTAKFSASGTTEKFIQNLTYDATDNYINPTSGLFLSGTNSIAFKGYWGQYTFGSSSALISGYIPVNYSENFKTNFRLAFQPRFVYQIKDDQPVPIWERLSLGNSYFMKGYSSAGESITSTIPVTISPITGQTVNLNFGGNRSFYSTIEYFLPVIPQAGLRFVTFAEAGTVLDDYDSFSADKIKYDIGFGFRWTTPIAPFRFEWAFPIDKNGQMGQAHFIFSIGSDSFSNNM; encoded by the coding sequence ATGCCTGGTTTAAAAAAATACAATTTTCTTAATCATAAAACTATATACAGTTTAACAACAATTGCCTTGATGATTTCTGGAAATGCTTTTTCTCAAGCTCCATTGCAATTTCCTACACAATGGGAACAGACTTCTGTTTCTAAAATAACAATAGTTGGAAATAAAACAGTAACAAATGAAGCTATTTTAAATTTAATGACGATTAAAGTTGGAACAAAACTAACTCAATCCTTAGTTTCAAATGATATTAAAAGTATTTTCGGAAGTAGTTATTTTCAAGATGTTAAAATAGATAAAACATCAGATAATGAATTAATCATATCTGTTGTTGAAAAACCAACGGTAAACGATATATTTTATGAAGGATTTGACATCGTTTCCGCTTCTTCTGTAAAAGATAAAATTTTAACAAAAAAATATACCATAGTTGATGAAAAAAAGCTCTCCCAAGATTTAAGATCTATAGAACAGGCATATACGGAAAAAGGTTATTATCTTTCAAAGCCCACTTATACTCTTGAGCAAACAGAACAAGGCTCTGTAAATGTTGTTTTTCAAGTTAAAGAAAACAGACCCATTCAAATTAGAAAAGTAGATCTCTTAGGTAACGAATACTTTAGCGATTCTGAATTACAATCCTTTATGGCAACAAAACCATTTTCATGGATGTCAATATTATCGTCATCAGGTCTATATAAAGACGAGTTTATAGCTGCAGATCAACAAAATATTACTTATTATTATAGAGATAATGGTTATGCCGAAGCTACTGTTGCTTCACCTCTTTCAAGACTCGAAAAAAACAAAAGAGATATTGGCGTCTCTTTTTTCATTGAAGAAGGCGAAAGATTTAATATCGGTAAAATAACAATTAGCGGTGATCTTATTGATTCAGAAAATGAATTAAAGGAACAGTTATCTTTAAAAGAAAATGAAATTTACCGCATTTCTAAATTCAACTCAGATATGAAAGCTCTTAAAGTTATTTATGGCGATAAAGGCTATGCTTTTGCATATGTTTATCCAACATTTAATATAGATAGAGTTAAAAAACTTTATGATATAAATTATAATGTTACTAAAGGCGAAAAAGCATATTTTAGAAAAATTACCGTTGAAGGAAATGTGAAGACAAGAGATAACGTAATAAGACGTGCTCTTCGTGTTTCGGAAGGACAACTATTTAATTCAACAAAGTTAGATAAAAGTAAAATAAACGCAGAAAGACTTGGCTTTTTTGAAACTGTGCAAATTATTCAAGAACCCGATCAAGCAAATAATGCAATGGATCTTAAAGTCATAATAAAAGAAAAGCCAACTGGTAAAATTTCGGCATCACTCGGCGCATCTCCCGATGTATCTGGATCAGGTGTTACCTTTTTTGGTCAGGCACAATATCAAGAGCCAAACTTACTAGGTAAAGCATATAATATAGGATTAACTGGACAAATAAGTCCAAACCAACAAGACACATCAAAGTTTAACTATTCTATTGGCGTCAATTTTGGAAATCCAAGTATTTTTGATAGCCCCTGGAGCTATGGACTTGGTGCAAATTATTCGCATAATGTAACTTCATTAACTTCTAGCTCTGCAATTAATAAAGTATATATTACCCAAGTTGTTAAGTCAGCAAACGTAAGTGTTGGACGCGAAATTATTGAAAACCTAAGATTCAATTTAGGCTATTCTATTTCTGATACAAGCACGGATCCAAGCGTTCCTTTAACTGCTAAATTTAGTGCTTCTGGAACAACTGAAAAATTTATTCAAAACTTAACTTATGATGCAACAGATAACTATATTAATCCTACATCAGGTTTGTTTTTATCAGGAACAAATTCCATTGCATTTAAGGGCTACTGGGGTCAATACACTTTTGGTTCAAGTTCTGCATTAATATCAGGATATATCCCAGTTAATTATAGTGAAAATTTTAAAACAAACTTTAGACTCGCATTCCAACCTAGATTTGTATATCAAATTAAGGATGATCAACCCGTACCAATTTGGGAAAGATTATCTTTGGGTAACTCATATTTTATGAAAGGTTATTCAAGCGCAGGCGAAAGTATTACCTCAACAATACCTGTTACGATATCTCCTATTACGGGCCAAACTGTAAATTTAAATTTTGGTGGTAATAGAAGCTTTTATTCAACTATTGAATATTTTCTTCCCGTTATTCCTCAAGCAGGTCTCCGTTTTGTGACTTTTGCGGAAGCCGGAACTGTCCTAGATGACTATGATTCCTTCAGTGCTGATAAAATTAAATATGACATTGGATTTGGATTTAGATGGACAACACCTATTGCCCCATTTAGATTTGAATGGGCATTTCCAATTGATAAAAATGGCCAAATGGGTCAAGCACATTTTATTTTCTCTATTGGATCTGACAGTTTCAGCAATAATATGTAA
- the lpxA gene encoding acyl-ACP--UDP-N-acetylglucosamine O-acyltransferase, which produces MTNSSVNIHPTAIIEQGAEIDTGVSIGPYAIIGKNVKIGKNTKIHSHALLAGHTYIGEDNEVFSFASVGNKPQDLKYKNEPTLLLIGNKNIIREYVTLQPGTVQGGGKTTIGNENLFMAYSHVAHDCSVGNQNVFANGVQLAGHVTIHNMTVIGGLCAVHQFVHIGDMAMLAGGSLTVKDIPPYCMSEGGRAILRGLNMEGMRRRNVSAEARNAVKTAYKTFFLKGHPTIEEALNSISHLMTFPEVEKFANFIKNSKRGIAHPNVTGKATPSEE; this is translated from the coding sequence ATGACAAATTCTTCTGTTAATATCCACCCAACCGCAATTATTGAACAGGGCGCAGAAATTGACACAGGTGTTAGCATTGGGCCATATGCAATAATCGGAAAAAATGTAAAAATTGGTAAAAACACAAAAATTCATTCTCATGCTTTATTAGCAGGTCATACTTATATTGGAGAAGATAATGAAGTTTTTAGCTTTGCGTCAGTAGGAAATAAACCTCAAGATCTAAAGTATAAAAATGAACCTACACTTCTTTTAATTGGAAATAAAAATATCATTCGTGAATATGTTACTTTACAGCCAGGAACGGTTCAAGGTGGTGGAAAAACCACAATTGGAAATGAAAATTTATTTATGGCTTATTCACATGTTGCTCATGATTGTTCTGTAGGCAATCAAAATGTTTTTGCAAACGGAGTGCAACTCGCTGGACATGTAACAATACATAACATGACAGTTATAGGTGGCCTCTGTGCCGTTCATCAGTTTGTACACATAGGCGATATGGCGATGCTTGCCGGAGGTTCCTTAACTGTAAAAGACATTCCTCCATACTGCATGTCCGAAGGTGGTCGCGCTATACTAAGAGGCCTTAATATGGAAGGCATGCGTCGTAGAAATGTTTCAGCAGAAGCTAGAAATGCGGTTAAAACAGCTTATAAAACTTTTTTTCTAAAAGGGCATCCAACAATAGAAGAAGCATTAAATTCTATTTCTCATTTAATGACTTTTCCTGAAGTTGAAAAATTTGCGAATTTTATAAAAAATTCAAAACGAGGTATTGCTCATCCAAACGTAACAGGGAAAGCAACTCCATCAGAAGAGTAA
- a CDS encoding KamA family radical SAM protein, which produces MPFIAPNELHFRTATNKKSITKVGAQLFGVSEETFVNWRWQMKFQVQSANDLASILKISENEEQAFEELKKQFHAGISPYSISLIDFNDSLDPVRLQLMPRMEELKDKYGVADPLKEVNNSPVKEVVHVYKDRIAWCVAQLCPVYCRYCFRKRRDGEEGLHFNPRIIEKGLEYIASNKNIRDVLITGGDPFIAHDSSIENLLKKLREIPHVEIIRFGTRTPVSLPYRITEEFADMLAKYHPIWINTHFNSVQELTPEAASAIDTLLKRGIPVGNQSVFLKNVNDDVDKMRDLVRGLVKIRVRPYYIYHPQIVDGTEHLRIPLEKGLDIMRGLRGSTTGFANPQYVLDTPTGKIPLSPNHVIARDGDSVILEQLTTEPWAEPSPLDGYVPQRPLEEKSFPSAHRIHSENKF; this is translated from the coding sequence ATGCCTTTCATTGCACCTAATGAACTTCATTTTAGAACAGCTACTAATAAAAAAAGTATTACAAAAGTAGGGGCCCAATTGTTTGGAGTTTCTGAAGAAACTTTTGTTAATTGGCGTTGGCAAATGAAATTTCAAGTTCAATCTGCAAATGATCTTGCTTCTATTTTAAAGATTTCAGAGAATGAAGAACAAGCCTTTGAAGAATTAAAAAAACAATTTCATGCTGGAATTAGTCCTTATTCTATTTCATTAATTGATTTTAATGATTCGCTTGATCCTGTTAGGCTTCAATTAATGCCAAGAATGGAAGAGTTAAAAGATAAATATGGTGTAGCAGATCCTTTGAAGGAAGTGAATAACTCTCCTGTTAAAGAAGTTGTTCATGTTTATAAAGATCGTATTGCTTGGTGTGTTGCCCAGTTGTGCCCCGTTTATTGCAGATATTGTTTTAGAAAAAGAAGAGATGGTGAAGAAGGATTGCATTTTAATCCTCGTATTATTGAAAAAGGTTTAGAATATATCGCCTCAAATAAAAATATTAGAGATGTTTTAATTACGGGAGGCGATCCTTTTATAGCTCACGACTCTAGTATTGAAAATTTATTAAAAAAATTAAGAGAAATACCACATGTCGAAATTATTCGATTTGGGACTCGAACCCCTGTTTCCTTGCCATATAGAATTACCGAAGAGTTTGCTGATATGCTTGCAAAATATCATCCAATCTGGATTAATACCCATTTTAATTCAGTCCAAGAATTAACTCCTGAAGCAGCATCTGCAATTGATACATTATTAAAAAGAGGAATACCTGTTGGAAATCAATCTGTATTTTTAAAAAATGTAAATGATGATGTCGATAAAATGCGAGATCTTGTTAGAGGTCTTGTAAAAATTCGTGTACGTCCTTATTATATTTATCACCCCCAAATTGTTGATGGAACTGAACATCTTCGAATTCCTTTAGAAAAAGGTTTGGATATTATGAGAGGACTAAGAGGTTCCACAACAGGTTTTGCAAATCCTCAATATGTTCTTGATACTCCAACCGGGAAAATTCCTTTATCGCCAAATCATGTGATTGCAAGAGATGGTGACAGTGTTATTTTAGAGCAATTAACAACAGAACCCTGGGCAGAGCCCTCTCCTTTAGACGGTTATGTCCCGCAAAGGCCTTTAGAAGAAAAAAGTTTTCCTTCAGCTCACCGTATTCATTCTGAAAATAAATTTTAA
- a CDS encoding OmpH family outer membrane protein, which yields MSSKIKKITFLASASLFLSSFSLDMVSASEARAQSLNSSKLKICVVNVQTAILQTNEGKAAKSKIEKEAEKDRQDILAKQNQLKKMEEDFQSQQSILSDSDKLAKQKEFQIKLQDYQKSQMSFEQKTRSKELAATQEIYQKITSIVKETRKKEECSMAFDSGAGVLLDADDVKDITSKIVEKYNSVYKTTDNTTDSKKENKKKG from the coding sequence ATGTCATCAAAAATAAAAAAAATAACATTTCTTGCTTCAGCTTCATTATTTTTATCTAGTTTTTCTTTAGATATGGTTTCTGCTTCTGAAGCGAGGGCTCAGTCTCTCAATTCATCTAAGCTAAAAATTTGTGTTGTGAATGTACAAACAGCAATTTTACAAACAAATGAAGGAAAAGCAGCAAAATCAAAAATAGAAAAAGAAGCTGAAAAAGATCGCCAAGACATTCTAGCAAAACAAAATCAACTTAAAAAAATGGAAGAGGATTTCCAATCTCAACAATCTATTTTATCCGATTCCGATAAATTAGCTAAGCAAAAAGAGTTTCAAATAAAGTTACAAGACTATCAAAAATCCCAAATGAGTTTTGAACAAAAAACACGTAGCAAAGAACTTGCAGCTACTCAAGAAATATACCAAAAAATAACCTCTATTGTTAAAGAAACAAGAAAAAAAGAAGAATGTTCCATGGCTTTTGATAGTGGCGCAGGTGTTTTATTAGATGCAGATGATGTTAAAGATATCACAAGCAAAATTGTTGAAAAATACAACTCTGTTTATAAAACAACAGATAATACCACTGATAGTAAAAAAGAAAACAAGAAAAAAGGCTAA